One Deltaproteobacteria bacterium CG11_big_fil_rev_8_21_14_0_20_49_13 DNA segment encodes these proteins:
- a CDS encoding thioredoxin → MKLKLTLLFVLLAVILGKFTYDQIVPPFKKGDAAPEFSLSDLDGKTVRFSDFSGGPLLVHFWATWCNQCVEELPSLSKFSEKFPDAKVVAISEDEAGSDAVLKFFGNIKPSFLVLLDPEGHVADKYKSYKVPETYLIDKDGKILHHFIGAVSWTNPKVASFIRGSIADSAAFE, encoded by the coding sequence ATGAAATTAAAGCTGACCCTTCTTTTTGTTCTGCTTGCGGTCATCTTAGGGAAGTTCACTTACGATCAGATAGTGCCTCCATTTAAGAAAGGCGATGCCGCGCCTGAGTTCTCTCTGAGCGATCTCGACGGCAAGACCGTTAGGTTCTCCGATTTTAGCGGCGGTCCGCTTCTTGTCCACTTTTGGGCCACATGGTGCAACCAGTGTGTTGAAGAACTTCCGTCGCTTAGTAAGTTCTCCGAAAAATTCCCGGACGCAAAAGTAGTCGCCATAAGTGAGGATGAGGCCGGTAGTGACGCGGTCCTTAAGTTCTTCGGAAATATCAAGCCATCATTTTTGGTTTTGCTGGATCCTGAGGGGCACGTTGCCGACAAATACAAGTCCTACAAGGTCCCAGAGACCTACTTAATAGATAAGGACGGTAAGATCCTTCACCATTTTATCGGTGCCGTTTCGTGGACCAATCCTAAAGTTGCTTCATTTATTCGAGGCTCGATAGCAGATTCCGCGGCGTTTGAGTGA
- a CDS encoding 50S ribosomal protein L17, with protein MRHNIAHRKLGRTTGHRLALFRNMLSALVTRDRIETTLAKAKELRPLADKLVTLAKKGTLCSRRTAFSLLRDDISVKKLFSTLVDRYRERKGGYTRIYKLGFRHGDSAPMAILEYLTAEIKKESSESKKTSKVKKAPAKKEKK; from the coding sequence ATGAGACATAATATCGCACACAGAAAATTAGGGCGCACCACCGGACACAGGCTGGCGCTTTTTAGGAACATGCTCTCGGCCCTTGTAACAAGGGACAGAATAGAGACAACTCTTGCCAAGGCAAAAGAGTTAAGGCCGCTAGCCGACAAACTGGTTACACTTGCCAAGAAGGGGACCCTATGCTCCAGAAGGACGGCATTTTCCCTTTTGAGAGATGATATATCGGTCAAGAAGCTTTTCTCCACCCTTGTGGACAGATACAGAGAGAGAAAAGGCGGATACACACGTATCTATAAGCTCGGATTCAGACACGGTGACAGCGCTCCGATGGCGATTCTTGAGTATTTAACGGCTGAGATCAAGAAAGAATCTTCCGAGAGCAAGAAGACATCAAAGGTTAAGAAAGCCCCCGCAAAAAAGGAAAAGAAGTAA
- a CDS encoding DNA-directed RNA polymerase subunit alpha — MYRNWRDLIKPKGLEVEKNTLTATYGRFVAKPLERGYGITLGNSLRRILLSSLQGAAIYAVRIDGVLHEFSTIPGVREDVTNLILNLKELRLKLNEGEQDIMTINASGEKDIKASDIKISSKIEILNPDLHIATLGPEGKLKMELYVKMGRGYVPAERNKEESQPIGVVPIDSIFTPILKVNYNVTNARVGQMTDYDKLTMEVWTDGSVRPDDAVAFSAKILKEQLQIFINFEETVEPIEEAMIEELPKLNSNLYRRVDELELSVRSANCLQNASIKYIGELCERSEPEMLKTKNFGRKSLNEIKEILTSMGLSLGMKLDGFDIKDAEKYRPKEIE, encoded by the coding sequence ATGTATAGAAATTGGCGTGATCTTATTAAACCAAAAGGTTTGGAAGTTGAAAAGAATACACTTACAGCGACCTACGGCAGGTTCGTTGCAAAGCCGCTGGAACGCGGATACGGCATAACCTTGGGTAATTCCCTTCGCCGCATCCTCCTTTCGTCGCTTCAGGGTGCCGCGATCTACGCTGTCAGAATAGACGGTGTCCTTCACGAGTTCTCGACCATTCCGGGGGTTCGCGAAGACGTTACGAACCTCATCCTTAATCTCAAAGAGCTGCGCTTAAAACTTAACGAAGGCGAACAGGACATAATGACCATAAACGCCTCCGGAGAGAAGGACATCAAGGCTTCCGATATTAAAATATCCTCCAAGATAGAGATATTGAACCCGGACCTTCATATTGCAACGCTCGGGCCTGAAGGCAAGCTCAAGATGGAGCTCTATGTAAAGATGGGGAGAGGATACGTCCCCGCAGAGCGCAACAAGGAGGAGTCACAGCCTATCGGAGTTGTTCCTATCGATTCTATCTTTACCCCTATCCTTAAGGTCAACTACAACGTCACGAACGCCCGTGTAGGTCAGATGACAGATTACGATAAGCTTACGATGGAGGTCTGGACGGATGGTTCCGTCAGACCGGACGACGCGGTGGCGTTCTCGGCAAAGATCCTCAAAGAACAGCTACAGATATTCATCAACTTTGAAGAGACGGTGGAACCGATAGAAGAGGCGATGATCGAAGAGCTGCCAAAGCTCAACTCCAACCTCTATAGAAGGGTCGATGAGCTTGAACTTTCGGTCAGAAGCGCTAACTGTCTGCAGAACGCCAGCATCAAGTATATCGGCGAACTTTGCGAGAGGTCAGAACCTGAGATGCTCAAGACGAAGAACTTCGGAAGAAAATCCCTTAACGAAATAAAAGAGATCCTCACATCCATGGGGCTTTCATTAGGTATGAAGCTCGACGGTTTCGACATAAAGGATGCGGAAAAGTACAGACCGAAAGAGATAGAATAA
- a CDS encoding 30S ribosomal protein S4, translating into MAKYTEAVCRLCRRDGIKLFLKGERCFTDKCAIERRAYAPGQHGQRGGRKPTEYAVQLREKQKVKRIYGIMERQFRRYFSMAERMHGITGENLLQLLERRLDNMVYRMGFATSRAEARHMVRLGHFLVNNKRNTIPSYIVKQGDVVSIKEKSRASVWVKNALESADRHGIPEWVQINKEKFTGTVAAYPARDQITMPINEQMIVELYSK; encoded by the coding sequence ATGGCAAAGTATACCGAAGCAGTTTGTAGATTATGCAGGCGCGATGGAATAAAGCTCTTTTTAAAGGGCGAGCGTTGCTTTACCGACAAATGCGCAATTGAGCGCAGGGCCTACGCGCCCGGCCAGCACGGCCAGCGTGGCGGAAGAAAGCCTACGGAATATGCCGTTCAGCTTCGCGAAAAGCAGAAGGTGAAACGTATCTACGGCATCATGGAACGCCAGTTCAGGCGCTATTTCTCCATGGCCGAAAGAATGCACGGCATCACCGGCGAGAACCTGCTCCAGCTGTTGGAACGCAGACTCGACAATATGGTCTACCGCATGGGTTTTGCCACATCGCGTGCCGAAGCAAGACACATGGTAAGGCTCGGACATTTCCTTGTGAACAACAAGAGGAACACCATCCCTTCATATATTGTGAAACAGGGCGATGTTGTCTCTATTAAAGAGAAATCGCGCGCAAGCGTTTGGGTGAAGAACGCGCTTGAATCGGCCGATCGTCACGGTATCCCTGAATGGGTACAGATAAACAAAGAAAAGTTCACCGGCACCGTCGCTGCCTACCCGGCACGCGATCAGATAACTATGCCGATAAATGAACAGATGATAGTTGAACTTTATTCTAAATGA
- a CDS encoding 30S ribosomal protein S11 — protein sequence MSDEIKEVKETKDAKPKPPKPEKTAAPEGAKPAGAKPEGAVAVAGEAVAVVKKKKNKKNVAVGIVNIQATFNNTIITIADPSGNVLCWATSGGKGFKGSKKGTPFAAQLASETACRKALEFGMKSVTVYVRGPGAGRESAVRAIAHTGLRVSSIRDLTPIPHNGCRPPKRRRI from the coding sequence ATGTCAGATGAGATCAAAGAAGTAAAAGAGACAAAGGATGCAAAACCAAAACCACCGAAGCCCGAAAAAACGGCGGCTCCGGAAGGCGCAAAACCAGCAGGTGCGAAACCTGAAGGTGCGGTAGCTGTGGCAGGTGAAGCGGTCGCGGTGGTGAAGAAAAAGAAGAACAAGAAGAACGTGGCTGTAGGCATAGTCAATATTCAGGCAACGTTCAACAACACTATCATTACCATAGCCGATCCCAGCGGAAACGTTCTTTGCTGGGCCACATCGGGTGGAAAAGGTTTTAAAGGTTCCAAAAAAGGGACTCCATTCGCCGCACAGCTGGCAAGCGAAACAGCATGCAGAAAGGCGCTCGAATTTGGAATGAAATCAGTTACAGTCTATGTTAGAGGCCCCGGCGCAGGGAGAGAGTCTGCGGTGAGAGCCATTGCACATACCGGATTAAGAGTTTCATCCATCCGCGACCTGACTCCGATACCGCACAACGGTTGCAGGCCGCCCAAGAGAAGGAGAATATAA
- a CDS encoding 30S ribosomal protein S13 — translation MPRLAGVDIPTKKKITFSLRYIYGIGAKVANDICEEAKIDPNLRAEKLTDAQVASIREIIDSKFKVEGDLRREVQANVKLLKDLGAYRGLRHIRHLPARGQRSHTNARTAKGRPRMAIAGKKQAPGAK, via the coding sequence ATGCCAAGACTAGCAGGTGTAGACATACCTACAAAAAAAAAGATAACTTTCTCGCTCCGTTATATCTACGGGATCGGGGCAAAGGTGGCTAATGATATTTGCGAAGAGGCAAAGATAGACCCCAACCTTCGCGCAGAGAAGCTTACCGATGCGCAAGTGGCCAGTATCCGCGAGATCATCGATTCCAAGTTCAAGGTGGAAGGCGATCTCAGGCGCGAGGTTCAGGCTAACGTCAAACTTTTAAAGGACCTTGGTGCATACAGGGGACTTCGCCACATAAGGCATCTCCCCGCTAGAGGCCAGAGGAGCCATACCAACGCAAGAACAGCTAAGGGGAGGCCGCGCATGGCGATCGCAGGCAAGAAACAGGCCCCGGGCGCAAAGTAA
- the rpmJ gene encoding 50S ribosomal protein L36: MKVRSSVKTICTKCKIVRRKGVVRVICSNPKHKQKQG; encoded by the coding sequence ATGAAAGTAAGATCATCAGTTAAAACGATTTGCACGAAGTGCAAGATAGTGCGCAGGAAGGGCGTAGTAAGGGTCATTTGCTCTAATCCTAAGCACAAACAAAAACAGGGATAA
- a CDS encoding translation initiation factor IF-1 — MAKEDSIVVEGKVLETLPNAMFRVELPTGHKVLAHISGKMRMHFIKILPGDKVTIELSPYDLTRGRVVYRAK; from the coding sequence ATGGCAAAAGAAGATTCGATAGTAGTGGAAGGAAAGGTACTGGAAACGTTGCCGAACGCAATGTTTCGGGTGGAGCTTCCTACCGGACACAAAGTACTGGCGCATATTTCGGGTAAGATGCGCATGCATTTTATAAAGATCTTGCCGGGCGATAAGGTGACTATAGAGCTGTCCCCTTACGACCTGACAAGGGGAAGAGTAGTTTACAGGGCAAAGTGA
- the map gene encoding type I methionyl aminopeptidase — translation MIILKSREEIEKMNSANKIVAEALDVISEEIKEGVTTGDLDRIAEELILKRGGKAAFKGYRGYKHTLCTSINQEIVHGIPGKRAIKTGDIIGVDCGVLYKGFYGDMARTFPVGEITDAAKKLLRITKEALNIGTGEAKVGNRLFDISAAVQKYVEANGFSVVRDFVGHGVGASLHEDPQVPNFGEAGTGVKLRPGMVLALEPMVNSGGYKVKVLDDGWTVVTQDGGLSAHFEHSVAITENGPLVLGK, via the coding sequence ATGATCATTCTTAAGTCTCGAGAAGAGATAGAAAAGATGAACTCGGCAAATAAGATCGTTGCCGAGGCTCTTGATGTCATCTCGGAAGAGATCAAGGAAGGTGTAACGACCGGAGACCTGGACAGGATAGCGGAAGAGCTTATCCTTAAGCGCGGCGGAAAAGCGGCGTTCAAGGGTTACAGGGGCTACAAGCACACGCTATGCACATCTATCAATCAGGAGATAGTGCACGGCATCCCCGGCAAGCGCGCAATTAAAACAGGCGATATTATCGGGGTCGACTGCGGAGTGCTTTACAAGGGTTTTTACGGCGACATGGCAAGGACATTTCCCGTTGGTGAGATAACAGATGCCGCGAAGAAGCTCCTTAGGATCACCAAAGAGGCCCTTAATATTGGGACCGGTGAGGCGAAGGTCGGGAATAGGCTCTTTGATATATCCGCAGCGGTTCAGAAATATGTGGAGGCGAACGGATTTTCCGTTGTCAGAGATTTTGTTGGACACGGGGTCGGAGCGTCTCTTCACGAAGATCCACAGGTGCCCAATTTCGGCGAGGCCGGAACCGGCGTTAAATTAAGACCGGGAATGGTGCTGGCCCTGGAGCCGATGGTAAATTCCGGCGGATATAAGGTCAAGGTCTTGGATGACGGTTGGACGGTGGTGACACAAGACGGAGGATTATCGGCCCATTTTGAACACTCGGTGGCGATCACTGAGAACGGGCCTTTGGTTTTGGGAAAGTAA
- a CDS encoding adenylate kinase, whose product MKLVLLGAPGSGKGTQGERIAKNYGIPQLSTGEILRSAIKNGTPLGKKAEVFMNKGELVANELVLDLMSARIDEPDCNKGYILDGFPRTIEQAKGLADLLTKKGVALDAVINIDVSDDEVIKRLSGRRMCSKCGAIFHVAFSPSSKGAICDKCGGELYQRDDDKETTILNRMKVYKEKTKALIDFYKKELKNIDGSKNPADVFKDICSLIDKVV is encoded by the coding sequence ATGAAATTAGTCTTACTTGGAGCTCCGGGATCGGGCAAGGGAACGCAGGGGGAGAGAATAGCCAAGAATTATGGCATTCCTCAGCTTTCAACCGGCGAGATCCTGAGATCGGCGATAAAGAACGGAACGCCCCTCGGTAAAAAAGCCGAAGTGTTCATGAACAAGGGAGAACTGGTCGCTAACGAGTTGGTGTTGGACCTCATGTCTGCCCGTATTGATGAACCCGATTGTAACAAGGGATATATATTAGACGGTTTCCCTCGTACGATCGAACAGGCAAAGGGACTTGCGGATCTCTTGACGAAGAAGGGCGTAGCGCTTGATGCAGTTATAAATATAGATGTTTCGGATGATGAAGTGATAAAAAGGCTTTCAGGACGCAGAATGTGTAGCAAATGCGGAGCCATCTTTCATGTGGCTTTCTCGCCCTCATCAAAAGGGGCGATCTGCGATAAGTGCGGCGGCGAGCTTTATCAGCGTGACGACGACAAGGAAACGACGATCCTGAACAGAATGAAGGTATACAAGGAAAAGACCAAAGCCCTGATAGATTTTTATAAGAAGGAATTAAAGAACATTGATGGGAGCAAGAACCCGGCGGATGTTTTTAAGGATATTTGTTCTTTGATAGACAAGGTCGTATGA
- a CDS encoding preprotein translocase subunit SecY: protein MQSVGNIAKIPELRKRIIFTVFMLAVYRIGIYVPTPGINADALKRIMSQGTVFDIFNLFSGGALERFSVFALGIMPYISASIIFQLLAVAVPAIERLQKEGDSGRRKITQYTRYGTVLLSLVQGFGISYGLEQQGVLLTGVGGIAFYITTMVTLAAGTCFLMWLGEQISERGIGNGISLIIFAGIVTRIPSGFRDAWNTKDQFGGLFGFLILLAFIFGIVALIIYFERAHRRIPVQYAKRIVGRKMYGGQESHLPLKLNMAGVIPPIFASSLILFPATIAQFVKVDKMQAVAAMLSQGWVHDFLYAGLIIFFCYFYTAVTFNPVDVADNMRKFGGYIPGIRPGKSTSDYIDSILTRITLGGALYITFVCLLPSILISKFGIPVSLASTFGGTSLLIVVGVAMDTVAQIEAHLLSRHYEGFLGNKTGGRFKGRRG from the coding sequence ATGCAGTCAGTCGGTAATATTGCTAAAATACCGGAGTTAAGAAAAAGAATAATTTTTACGGTATTTATGCTTGCGGTATATAGAATCGGGATCTACGTCCCGACCCCCGGCATCAACGCAGACGCGTTGAAACGGATCATGTCTCAAGGAACGGTCTTTGACATCTTTAATCTCTTTTCGGGAGGTGCCCTCGAGCGTTTCTCAGTTTTTGCGCTTGGCATCATGCCTTATATCAGCGCTTCCATTATCTTTCAGCTTTTGGCCGTTGCAGTTCCGGCCATTGAGAGACTCCAAAAGGAGGGCGATTCAGGCAGGAGAAAGATAACCCAGTATACGAGATACGGAACAGTTCTCTTGAGCCTTGTTCAGGGCTTCGGCATCAGTTACGGTCTTGAACAGCAGGGCGTTCTTTTAACTGGAGTCGGCGGAATAGCCTTTTATATCACGACAATGGTGACGCTTGCCGCGGGCACGTGCTTCCTAATGTGGCTAGGCGAACAGATATCAGAACGCGGCATCGGTAACGGAATATCGCTCATCATCTTCGCAGGTATCGTAACGCGTATTCCATCGGGTTTCCGCGATGCATGGAACACAAAAGACCAGTTCGGCGGTCTTTTCGGCTTCCTCATTCTTTTGGCCTTCATATTCGGGATAGTCGCTCTTATAATCTACTTTGAACGCGCACACAGAAGGATACCGGTTCAGTACGCCAAGAGGATAGTCGGAAGAAAGATGTATGGCGGTCAGGAATCACATTTGCCGCTCAAGCTTAACATGGCGGGCGTTATTCCTCCCATCTTTGCATCTAGTTTAATATTGTTCCCGGCAACTATAGCTCAGTTCGTTAAGGTAGATAAGATGCAGGCGGTGGCGGCGATGCTTAGTCAGGGCTGGGTTCACGACTTCCTCTATGCGGGCCTTATCATATTCTTCTGCTATTTCTACACTGCGGTCACGTTCAATCCGGTGGATGTCGCTGATAATATGCGTAAGTTCGGCGGTTATATTCCGGGCATCAGGCCTGGGAAGAGCACCTCGGATTATATCGATAGCATTTTAACGCGTATCACGCTTGGCGGAGCATTATATATCACTTTTGTCTGTCTCCTGCCGAGCATATTGATATCTAAATTCGGCATTCCGGTCTCCTTGGCATCTACCTTTGGCGGTACATCGCTTTTGATCGTTGTAGGCGTTGCAATGGATACGGTGGCACAGATAGAAGCGCATCTCTTAAGCCGTCATTATGAAGGATTCCTTGGTAATAAGACGGGCGGTAGATTTAAGGGGAGGCGCGGTTAG
- a CDS encoding 50S ribosomal protein L15: MKLNELQPGVGATHRVKRLGRGDATGHGGTSTRGHKGQKSRSGGYHKRGFEGGQMPLQRRIPKQGFTNIFKRVVTVVNVEKLNSLPKGTEVTQELLLEKGVINKKGDFLKILGDGKVGNALTIKGALVSKQAKAKIEAAGGKIVS, from the coding sequence ATGAAACTAAATGAATTACAACCGGGTGTTGGTGCAACGCATAGGGTAAAAAGGCTTGGTAGGGGCGATGCAACCGGTCACGGCGGCACGTCGACCAGAGGTCACAAGGGGCAGAAATCTCGCTCCGGCGGTTACCACAAGCGCGGATTCGAAGGCGGTCAGATGCCTTTGCAACGTCGTATTCCGAAACAGGGTTTTACGAACATCTTTAAGCGAGTTGTTACTGTGGTCAACGTCGAAAAGTTAAACTCCCTTCCTAAGGGTACGGAAGTCACCCAGGAACTGCTTCTTGAAAAGGGTGTCATCAACAAGAAAGGCGATTTCCTGAAGATATTGGGTGACGGCAAGGTCGGGAACGCTTTAACTATCAAAGGTGCGCTGGTCTCGAAGCAGGCCAAGGCTAAAATTGAGGCTGCAGGCGGAAAAATAGTAAGTTAG
- a CDS encoding 30S ribosomal protein S5, with product MREYTKSSENIEKIVHISRVAKVVKGGKRFSFSAVAVVGDGRGRVGIGLGKANEVPDAIRKATEHAKKNMVSVPIQNSTIPHEVLGRYGAASVVLKPAVQGTGVIAGSVVRAVAEAAGIANVLTKCIGTNNPHNVLKATLNGLLNLRTLEYTKYLRGNNHDETK from the coding sequence ATGCGCGAATACACCAAATCAAGTGAGAATATTGAAAAGATCGTCCACATCTCTCGTGTTGCGAAGGTTGTTAAGGGCGGTAAACGTTTCAGCTTTTCGGCGGTAGCCGTTGTAGGAGACGGCCGCGGTCGAGTCGGCATAGGGCTTGGCAAGGCCAACGAAGTTCCCGATGCTATCAGAAAAGCCACAGAACACGCCAAGAAGAACATGGTGAGCGTGCCCATCCAGAACAGTACTATTCCTCATGAGGTATTGGGCCGTTATGGTGCAGCAAGCGTCGTTCTAAAGCCTGCAGTCCAAGGTACAGGCGTCATCGCCGGAAGCGTTGTACGCGCAGTGGCAGAGGCGGCCGGTATCGCTAACGTTCTTACGAAGTGCATTGGAACGAACAATCCGCATAATGTGCTCAAGGCCACGCTTAACGGTCTTTTAAATCTCAGGACGCTTGAGTATACAAAATATTTAAGAGGTAATAATCACGATGAAACTAAATGA
- a CDS encoding 50S ribosomal protein L18: MAKTKTEGRLRRKKRIRRDLSGTDARPRLSIFKSDRHISGQIINDEVHSTLVCASSLEKTFKSDKDMPKIAGAKKIGALLAERAIAKGIKAVVFDRNGFAYHGRVKAFADAAREKGLSF, encoded by the coding sequence ATGGCTAAGACAAAAACAGAAGGAAGATTAAGAAGGAAAAAAAGGATCAGAAGGGACCTTTCCGGTACCGATGCGCGCCCTCGCTTGAGCATTTTTAAGAGCGACCGTCACATTTCCGGTCAGATCATCAATGACGAGGTACATAGCACTCTTGTTTGCGCCTCTTCGCTTGAAAAGACGTTCAAGAGCGATAAGGATATGCCAAAGATCGCAGGCGCCAAGAAGATCGGCGCACTTTTGGCCGAGCGCGCTATTGCAAAGGGAATAAAGGCCGTTGTTTTTGACAGGAACGGATTTGCATATCATGGAAGGGTCAAGGCCTTTGCGGATGCCGCAAGGGAAAAGGGCTTAAGCTTTTAA
- a CDS encoding 50S ribosomal protein L6, translating to MSRIGKQPVVMADKVTAAFKDSVLKVTGPLGTLTLNVPSVLSLEIKDKVMTLGRANEERHTRALHGLYRSLINNMAVGVSHGYTKILDIVGVGYKAELKGKNVEFALGYSHLITFPIPEGLKITIDKGARVTINGADKHLVGEIASQMRRLRPPEPYKGKGVRYSDEIVKKKVGKAATAVGGK from the coding sequence ATGTCAAGAATAGGAAAACAACCGGTAGTGATGGCGGACAAGGTAACGGCGGCTTTCAAGGATAGCGTCCTGAAGGTCACCGGCCCATTAGGGACCTTGACCCTTAACGTTCCAAGCGTACTTAGCCTTGAGATCAAGGATAAGGTCATGACACTCGGAAGGGCTAACGAAGAGAGACACACCCGTGCGCTTCACGGGCTATATCGTTCGCTCATCAATAACATGGCGGTAGGCGTATCTCACGGGTATACGAAGATACTCGATATCGTCGGAGTAGGTTATAAGGCGGAGCTGAAGGGGAAGAACGTTGAGTTCGCGCTTGGGTATTCACACCTGATCACCTTTCCGATACCCGAAGGCCTCAAAATTACAATAGACAAAGGCGCACGTGTTACGATCAACGGTGCCGATAAACATTTGGTCGGTGAAATAGCATCTCAGATGCGCCGTCTGCGTCCGCCCGAACCCTACAAAGGCAAAGGCGTTCGCTATTCCGATGAGATCGTCAAGAAAAAGGTCGGTAAGGCAGCAACAGCGGTTGGAGGCAAGTAA
- a CDS encoding 30S ribosomal protein S8, with translation MSMTDPIADLLTRIRNANKALLPNVAIPHSRFKEDIARVLKEEGYIKAYETVGEGAGKNLVIILKYTAKKERTIEVIAKISKPGHRRYVAHDGIKPIRGGMGIAILSTPKGVLTDTSARQQKVGGEWICTVW, from the coding sequence ATGAGCATGACAGACCCGATAGCAGATCTATTAACAAGGATCAGGAACGCCAACAAGGCGCTTCTTCCGAACGTTGCGATCCCTCATTCGCGTTTCAAAGAGGACATTGCGCGCGTTCTTAAGGAAGAGGGTTATATTAAGGCGTATGAAACTGTTGGCGAAGGAGCTGGAAAGAACCTGGTAATTATCCTTAAATATACCGCTAAGAAAGAGCGCACGATTGAGGTGATTGCGAAGATAAGCAAACCAGGTCACAGAAGATATGTAGCCCATGACGGGATCAAGCCGATCAGAGGCGGAATGGGGATCGCGATCCTCTCCACGCCAAAAGGTGTCTTGACCGATACCTCGGCGCGACAACAGAAGGTCGGAGGCGAATGGATCTGCACGGTCTGGTAA
- a CDS encoding type Z 30S ribosomal protein S14 — MAKKSLIAKSKRKPKFATRAYNRCPLCGRPRAYIRRFGMCRLCFRKMALKGELPGVIKASW, encoded by the coding sequence ATGGCAAAGAAAAGTCTAATAGCAAAATCGAAAAGAAAACCCAAGTTCGCAACAAGGGCATATAATAGATGTCCGCTTTGCGGCAGGCCCCGTGCCTATATTAGAAGGTTCGGCATGTGCCGTTTGTGTTTCAGAAAGATGGCGCTTAAAGGGGAACTGCCCGGAGTGATCAAGGCAAGCTGGTAG
- a CDS encoding 50S ribosomal protein L5 has product MNKTHIEQKFLNECVPFLQKEFGYKNPFEMPKLKMIVVNTSLKEALQDSKVLDAAVADMAAITGQKPVITRAKKSISNFKLRAGQAIGARVTLRRKRMFEFLNRLVNVALPRVRDFKGVDAKSFDGRGNYTLGLTEQIIFPEINPDKTQKVFGMNVTFVTTAKTDKEGKALLKFMGMPFNK; this is encoded by the coding sequence ATGAACAAAACACACATTGAACAAAAATTCCTTAATGAGTGTGTGCCGTTCCTTCAGAAGGAATTCGGCTACAAGAATCCTTTTGAGATGCCAAAGCTCAAGATGATCGTTGTGAACACTTCATTAAAAGAGGCGCTTCAGGACTCGAAGGTGCTCGATGCGGCGGTAGCTGATATGGCTGCCATCACAGGTCAGAAACCCGTGATCACCCGTGCGAAAAAATCGATCTCTAACTTTAAATTAAGGGCGGGGCAGGCGATTGGCGCAAGAGTGACGCTTCGCAGGAAAAGAATGTTCGAATTTTTAAATCGTCTGGTGAACGTCGCTCTTCCCCGTGTTCGCGATTTTAAGGGTGTGGATGCAAAGTCGTTCGACGGCAGGGGTAACTATACGTTAGGTCTTACCGAACAGATCATATTCCCGGAGATCAATCCTGATAAGACACAGAAGGTCTTCGGAATGAACGTAACTTTCGTAACAACGGCAAAAACAGACAAGGAAGGAAAGGCGCTCCTTAAGTTCATGGGAATGCCTTTCAACAAATAG
- a CDS encoding 50S ribosomal protein L24 → MKFETAHIKKGDTVQLITGKDKGKTGKVITVYPKKERVLVEKLNLCKRHMKPNQQFKQGGIIEKEASIHWSNVMVVCTKCSKPVRIKHKTIDEQQRRICVKCGELVEVSK, encoded by the coding sequence ATGAAATTTGAAACAGCACACATTAAGAAAGGCGACACGGTCCAGCTTATAACCGGCAAGGATAAAGGTAAGACCGGCAAGGTCATTACCGTCTACCCCAAAAAGGAACGCGTGCTTGTCGAAAAGCTGAACCTTTGCAAGCGCCACATGAAGCCGAACCAGCAGTTCAAGCAGGGCGGCATCATTGAAAAAGAGGCTTCCATTCACTGGTCGAACGTAATGGTCGTGTGCACGAAATGCAGCAAACCCGTGCGCATTAAACATAAAACAATAGACGAGCAGCAGAGGCGTATATGCGTCAAGTGCGGAGAGCTCGTAGAGGTTTCGAAATAG
- a CDS encoding 50S ribosomal protein L14 → MIQQQSSLDVADNSGAKRLVCIKVLGGTRRRYASVGDIIVVAVKEALPKAKVKKGDVKRAVIVRTAKELKRADGSYIRFDDNSAVLVDNQGEPIGTRIFGPVARELRSKKFMKIISLAPEVL, encoded by the coding sequence ATGATACAGCAACAATCATCATTGGATGTCGCGGACAATTCAGGCGCCAAGAGGCTCGTATGTATCAAGGTGCTTGGAGGCACGAGGCGCAGATACGCGAGCGTGGGGGATATTATTGTTGTGGCAGTTAAAGAGGCCCTGCCAAAGGCAAAGGTCAAGAAGGGCGACGTTAAGAGAGCGGTGATCGTACGCACAGCCAAAGAGCTCAAGAGGGCCGACGGTTCATACATCAGGTTCGATGATAACTCGGCGGTATTGGTCGACAACCAGGGAGAGCCTATCGGTACACGTATCTTCGGGCCGGTGGCGCGTGAACTGAGGAGTAAGAAGTTCATGAAGATCATCTCCCTCGCCCCGGAGGTTCTATAA